Genomic window (Bradyrhizobium sp. 186):
TCATCTCGACCGGTTTGTCGAACAGCCAGGACACGATCACGGCAGCGACGATCATGATGTCGCGGGAGACCACCAGGATCACGATCCAGCGCGGAATGGCGCCCCAGATGCCGAGCGACATGTAGATCGAGACCAGCAGCGCCTTGTCCGCGAGCGGATCGAGCAGGGCGCCGAGCTCGCTCGCCATGTTGAAGCGCTTGGCGAGGAAGCCGTCGACGGCGTCGCTGATGCCGGCAATCAGGAAGACGGCGAACGCCACCTCCATTTGGCTCGACACGATGGCCCAGACAATGATCGGGACCAGCATGATGCGGCCCAGGGTAATGATATTCGGAATACTCACGCGGCGCTTCCCGGCACCCGGCCTGACGTCGAATCCGGCCCGTTTGAAGGCTGAACCGGTTGATATCTACATAGTACAGCCCGGGGCGCCATGCGAGCCATTGCGTGTCCCCGGAATTCGACGTAACCAGCCGCAAACCCACTGGAAATCGGGCATGACCGACCGCAAAAACGGCCTCACTTACGCCGATTCAGGCGTCGACATCGATGCGGGCAACCGCCTGGTCGACCTGATCAAGCCGATGGTGCGCGCCACCGCGCGCCCCGGCGCCGACGCCGAGATCGGCGGTTTTGGCGGCCTGTTCGACCTCAAGGCGGCTGGCTTCAAGGATCCCATCCTGGTCGCCGCCACCGACGGCGTCGGGACCAAGGTCAAGATCGCGATCGAGACCGGCCTGCATGGCGGCATCGGCATCGACCTCGTCGCCATGAGCGTCAACGACCTCGTGGTACAGGGCGCCGAGCCACTGTTCTTCCTGGATTATTTTGCCTGCGGCAAGCTCGATCCGGAGGCAACCGCGGCGATCGTGGCGGGTGTCGCCGAGGGCTGCCGCGAGTCGGGCTGTGCCCTGATCGGCGGCGAGACCGCCGAGATGCCCGGCCTCTACCGGGATGGCGACTATGATCTCGGCGGCTTTGCCGTCGGCGCCGCCGAGCGGGGCACGTTGCTGCCGCGCAAGGACATCGCCGCCGGCGATGCCGTGATCGGCCTGGCCTCGTCGGGTGTGCATTCCAACGGCTTCTCGCTGGTGCGCAAGATCGTCGAGCAGTCCGGGCTCAGCTTCGAGGCGCAGGCGCCGTTCTCGCCCGTCATGACGCTCGGCGGCGCGCTGCTGACGCCGACCCGGCTCTACGTCAAATCCTGCCTGCGCGCGATCCGCGAGACCGGCGCGGTGAAGGGGCTCGCCCACATCACCGGCGGCGGCTTCACCGACAACATTCCGCGCGTGCTGCCAAAACATCTCGGCGTCGGCATCGATCTGGCGCGCCTGCCGGTGCTGCCGGTGTTCAAATGGCTGGCCGCGCAGGGCGGCATCGCCGAGCTCGAATTGCTGCGCACCTTCAATTGCGGCATCGGCATGATCGCGATCGTCGAGCCGGATGCGGTCGACAAGGTGGTGCAGGTCTTCACCGATGCCGGCGAGACGGTCGCCGTGCTCGGCCAGGTGATCCCGGCCGAGGGCGAGCATCGCGTGGTCTATAACGGCCACCTCGATCTCGCGCCGTGAGCCCCATGAAGCGCCGCGTCGCCATCCTGATATCGGGGCGGGGCTCCAACATGGCCGCGCTGATCAAGGGCGCGGCCGCGCCGGATTTTCCGGCCGAGATTTCCCTCGTGATCTCGAACAAGGCCGATGCCCTGGGACTCGAAAGGGCCAAGGCGAGCGGCGTGAAGACGCTGGTGATCGAGAGCAAGCCGTTCGGCAAGGACCGCGCCGGCTTCGAGGCGGTGCTGCAAGCAGCCCTCGATCAGCACGGCATCGAGCTGATTTGCCTTGGCGGCTTCATGCGCCTGTTCACGGCCGAGTTCACCAAGTCCTGGTACGGGCGGATGCTCAACATCCATCCCTCCCTGCTGCCATCTTTCCCCGGCCTCGACCCGCACGGCCAGGCCTTGCGCGCCGGCGTTAAACTGTCCGGCGCGACGGTGCACTTTGTCATCCCCGAGACCGATGCCGGCCCGATCGTGATGCAGGGCGCGGTCCCCGTTAGCGACAACGATACGCCCGCTACGCTCTCGGAACGAATCCTGGAAGTCGAGCACCGCATCTATCCCGAGGCGCTGCGGCTGATCGCCACCGGCAAGGTCCGGATCGAGGGCGACGTCTGCAAGACGGCGGGAAGCGGGGCGACGGAAAATTTTCTGATTGCGCCCGTCGTGACGAGCTGAAGCGGCGGAGCGCACGCTTTTCTTCATGGTCACAAATAAAATCCCCCGGCAGAGCCGGGGGCAACGTCATGATCTCTCGCAGGTCTTGAGAGTAGTCAGGAGACCTTGAGGTTTTCCGCGGAG
Coding sequences:
- a CDS encoding CDP-alcohol phosphatidyltransferase family protein, with translation MSIPNIITLGRIMLVPIIVWAIVSSQMEVAFAVFLIAGISDAVDGFLAKRFNMASELGALLDPLADKALLVSIYMSLGIWGAIPRWIVILVVSRDIMIVAAVIVSWLFDKPVEMKPSKVSKLNTVAQVAFAALVLAALAFGFKPQPYDIILMGFVTVFTLSSVSLYLVEWLRHMSTIEAK
- the purM gene encoding phosphoribosylformylglycinamidine cyclo-ligase; protein product: MTDRKNGLTYADSGVDIDAGNRLVDLIKPMVRATARPGADAEIGGFGGLFDLKAAGFKDPILVAATDGVGTKVKIAIETGLHGGIGIDLVAMSVNDLVVQGAEPLFFLDYFACGKLDPEATAAIVAGVAEGCRESGCALIGGETAEMPGLYRDGDYDLGGFAVGAAERGTLLPRKDIAAGDAVIGLASSGVHSNGFSLVRKIVEQSGLSFEAQAPFSPVMTLGGALLTPTRLYVKSCLRAIRETGAVKGLAHITGGGFTDNIPRVLPKHLGVGIDLARLPVLPVFKWLAAQGGIAELELLRTFNCGIGMIAIVEPDAVDKVVQVFTDAGETVAVLGQVIPAEGEHRVVYNGHLDLAP
- the purN gene encoding phosphoribosylglycinamide formyltransferase, with protein sequence MKRRVAILISGRGSNMAALIKGAAAPDFPAEISLVISNKADALGLERAKASGVKTLVIESKPFGKDRAGFEAVLQAALDQHGIELICLGGFMRLFTAEFTKSWYGRMLNIHPSLLPSFPGLDPHGQALRAGVKLSGATVHFVIPETDAGPIVMQGAVPVSDNDTPATLSERILEVEHRIYPEALRLIATGKVRIEGDVCKTAGSGATENFLIAPVVTS